One genomic region from Salipiger sp. CCB-MM3 encodes:
- a CDS encoding FAD binding domain-containing protein gives MREFSYERATSPIDAAARAAEVEGAKFIAGGTNLLDLMKLEIETPVHLIDVNGLGLDEITETEEGGLRIGALVRNTALAADERIRRDYPVLTRALVAGASGQLRNKATTAGNLLQRTRCPYFYDTAQPCNKRAPGTGCAALSEGAFSRQLGVIGTSDACIATHPSDMAVGMRALDAVVETMSPSGVARSIPLEDFHLLPGDTPEQETVLRPGEMITAVTLPAPVGGVHKYHKVRDRASYAFALISVALIRQPDGTGRVALGGVAPKPWRSAEADAELPKGAEAVMAKLLEGARPTEENAFKITLATRTLAAMLAEE, from the coding sequence ATGAGGGAGTTCTCTTACGAGCGGGCCACCAGCCCCATCGACGCCGCCGCACGCGCCGCCGAGGTCGAGGGTGCGAAGTTCATTGCGGGCGGCACCAATCTTCTCGACCTGATGAAGCTCGAGATCGAAACCCCGGTGCATCTGATCGACGTGAACGGGCTTGGCCTTGATGAGATCACCGAAACCGAAGAAGGCGGGCTGCGCATCGGCGCGCTGGTGCGCAACACCGCTTTGGCCGCAGATGAGCGCATTCGCCGGGACTATCCGGTGCTCACCCGCGCGCTGGTGGCGGGTGCCTCAGGCCAGTTGCGCAACAAGGCGACCACGGCGGGCAACCTGCTCCAGCGCACCCGCTGCCCGTATTTCTATGACACTGCCCAGCCGTGCAACAAACGCGCGCCCGGAACGGGCTGCGCGGCGCTGAGCGAGGGGGCGTTTTCGCGTCAGCTTGGCGTCATCGGCACATCAGATGCCTGTATCGCGACCCATCCGTCCGACATGGCGGTGGGGATGCGCGCGCTGGATGCGGTGGTCGAGACCATGAGCCCAAGCGGCGTCGCCCGCAGCATCCCGCTCGAAGACTTCCACCTTCTGCCCGGTGACACGCCGGAGCAGGAAACCGTGCTGCGACCCGGCGAGATGATCACTGCGGTGACCCTGCCCGCGCCGGTGGGCGGCGTGCACAAATACCATAAGGTCCGCGACCGGGCGTCTTATGCCTTTGCGCTGATCTCGGTGGCGCTGATCCGCCAGCCCGATGGCACCGGGCGGGTGGCGCTGGGGGGCGTCGCGCCCAAGCCGTGGCGCTCTGCCGAGGCGGATGCGGAACTGCCCAAAGGCGCAGAGGCCGTCATGGCGAAGCTGCTGGAGGGCGCACGCCCGACCGAGGAGAACGCCTTCAAGATCACCTTGGCGACGCGCACGCTTGCCGCCATGCTGGCAGAGGAGTGA
- the paoC gene encoding aldehyde oxidoreductase molybdenum-binding subunit PaoC, with translation MKFDQPAGKNIFDNARYVGRPATRIDGPLKVSGRAPYAYERHDVAEGQLVGYPVVSTIAQGRITKMDTAAAEAAPGVVGVVTTLDVGEMPTPSGMHTAPLFGGAEIWHYHQAIAVVVAESFEQARAAAALVKVDYEVTKGSFDLEAVWQQKKGDSSDPVSRVGDFEAAFEAADVTLEQEYRTPSHSHAMMEPHASIAEWQDGKLTVWTSNQMIEWDRQSLATTLEMDADDIRVDSPYIGGGFGAKLFLRADAVMAVLAARKLQKPVKVMLPRPIVMNNTTHRASTIQRIRIGAEASGKITAIAHEAISHTLPGGSGEDAVDQTRKFYAGDNRLIVKHLAEMHLPEANAMRAPGEASGLMALEIAMDEMAEKLGMDPVEFRAMNDTQVDPEDPEKSFSDRHFVECLREGAKAFDWDQRNTAPGATRDGQWLIGHGVAGAYRGGPVMKSGARLRLQDTGRIIVETDMTDIGTGSYTILAQTVAETMGVDLDAVDVRLGDSAFPVSAGSGGQWGAASATAGAYAACLALREQIAGKLKVNDADTLSFAGGSVSTGETEVTLASLASDGELVAEDSMEFGGTRDEHVVSTFAAHFVELGVHVGTGEIRLRRMLAACDAGRILNPITARSQVIGGMVMGVGAAMMEDMAIDTGRGYFPAHDLAGYEVPVHMDIPAQEVLFLDTLDEIASPLKAKGVGELGLCGVAAAVANAVYNATGVRVRDYPMTLDKYLDHLPAV, from the coding sequence ATGAAATTCGATCAACCCGCCGGAAAGAACATCTTTGACAATGCCCGCTACGTCGGACGCCCGGCCACGCGCATCGACGGCCCGCTGAAGGTTTCGGGGCGCGCGCCTTACGCCTACGAGCGCCACGATGTGGCCGAGGGGCAGCTTGTGGGCTACCCGGTGGTCTCGACCATCGCGCAGGGCCGCATCACCAAGATGGACACCGCCGCCGCCGAGGCCGCGCCGGGTGTTGTCGGCGTTGTCACCACGCTGGACGTCGGCGAGATGCCCACGCCTTCGGGCATGCACACCGCGCCGCTTTTTGGCGGTGCCGAGATCTGGCACTACCATCAGGCCATCGCCGTGGTGGTGGCGGAAAGCTTTGAGCAGGCGCGCGCCGCCGCCGCGCTGGTGAAGGTCGACTATGAGGTCACCAAGGGCAGCTTCGATCTCGAAGCGGTCTGGCAGCAGAAGAAGGGCGACAGTTCCGACCCGGTGTCCCGCGTCGGCGATTTCGAAGCCGCCTTTGAGGCCGCCGATGTGACGCTCGAGCAGGAATACCGCACCCCCAGTCACAGCCACGCGATGATGGAGCCCCACGCCAGCATCGCCGAATGGCAGGATGGCAAGCTGACGGTCTGGACCTCGAACCAGATGATCGAATGGGATCGCCAGTCGCTCGCCACCACGCTGGAAATGGATGCGGACGACATCCGTGTCGACAGCCCCTATATCGGCGGCGGCTTCGGGGCGAAGCTGTTCCTCCGCGCCGATGCGGTCATGGCGGTGCTGGCGGCCCGCAAGCTGCAAAAGCCGGTGAAGGTCATGCTGCCGCGGCCCATTGTGATGAACAACACCACGCACCGCGCCTCGACCATCCAGCGCATTCGCATCGGGGCGGAAGCAAGCGGCAAGATCACCGCCATCGCCCATGAGGCGATCTCGCACACGCTGCCCGGTGGCTCGGGCGAGGACGCGGTGGACCAGACCCGCAAGTTCTATGCCGGGGACAACCGGCTGATCGTCAAACATCTGGCCGAGATGCATCTGCCCGAGGCCAACGCGATGCGCGCACCGGGCGAGGCTTCGGGACTGATGGCGCTCGAGATCGCGATGGACGAGATGGCCGAGAAGCTGGGCATGGACCCGGTGGAGTTCCGCGCCATGAACGACACGCAGGTGGACCCCGAAGATCCGGAGAAGAGCTTTTCCGACCGGCATTTCGTCGAATGTCTGCGCGAGGGGGCCAAGGCTTTTGACTGGGACCAGCGCAACACCGCGCCGGGCGCGACGCGGGATGGGCAATGGCTCATCGGGCATGGCGTGGCAGGGGCCTACCGCGGCGGGCCGGTGATGAAGTCCGGCGCGCGGCTGCGCTTGCAGGACACGGGCCGGATCATTGTCGAGACGGATATGACCGACATCGGCACCGGGTCTTACACGATCCTTGCGCAGACCGTGGCAGAGACCATGGGCGTCGATCTCGATGCGGTTGATGTCCGTCTCGGCGACAGTGCCTTTCCGGTCTCGGCAGGCTCGGGCGGGCAGTGGGGCGCGGCCAGCGCCACGGCGGGCGCCTATGCCGCCTGCCTTGCGCTGCGCGAGCAGATCGCTGGCAAGCTGAAGGTCAATGACGCCGACACGCTCAGCTTTGCGGGTGGCTCGGTCAGCACCGGAGAGACCGAGGTCACGCTCGCCTCGCTGGCATCGGATGGAGAGCTGGTCGCCGAGGACAGCATGGAGTTCGGCGGCACCCGCGACGAGCATGTGGTCTCGACCTTCGCGGCGCATTTCGTCGAACTGGGCGTGCATGTGGGCACCGGCGAGATCCGGCTGCGCCGGATGCTGGCAGCTTGTGACGCTGGGCGCATCCTCAACCCGATCACCGCGCGCAGTCAGGTGATCGGCGGCATGGTGATGGGCGTCGGCGCCGCGATGATGGAGGATATGGCGATCGACACCGGCCGTGGGTACTTCCCGGCGCATGACCTCGCCGGCTACGAGGTGCCCGTGCATATGGACATCCCCGCGCAGGAGGTGCTGTTCCTCGACACGCTCGACGAGATCGCCTCGCCGCTCAAGGCCAAGGGTGTCGGCGAGTTGGGGCTTTGCGGTGTCGCCGCCGCCGTGGCCAATGCGGTCTACAACGCCACCGGCGTGCGCGTGCGCGACTATCCGATGACGCTCGATAAGTATCTCGATCACCTGCCGGCGGTTTGA
- a CDS encoding CYTH domain-containing protein, whose protein sequence is MAKEIERKFLVASGDWRRAATHKVEIRDGLLAFRDGRKVRVRFYDDRATLSVKGPKSGLTRDEFEYEIPHGDGLTLLEQHCDGEVLRKTRHFVPEGADVWTVDEYHGVHEGLVVAELELATEETPFERPCWLGAEVTGKSRYRQSSLFKEHRRVMKRTG, encoded by the coding sequence ATGGCCAAGGAAATCGAGCGTAAATTCCTCGTCGCCTCGGGTGACTGGCGCCGCGCCGCGACCCATAAGGTTGAGATACGCGATGGCCTGCTGGCGTTCCGCGACGGACGCAAGGTGCGGGTGCGTTTCTACGATGATCGCGCCACGCTCAGCGTGAAGGGGCCGAAGTCCGGCCTCACCCGCGATGAATTCGAATATGAGATCCCGCATGGCGATGGGCTGACGCTGCTGGAGCAGCATTGCGATGGCGAAGTGCTGCGCAAGACCCGCCATTTCGTGCCCGAAGGCGCAGACGTCTGGACCGTCGATGAATATCACGGGGTGCATGAAGGGCTGGTGGTCGCAGAGCTGGAGCTTGCCACCGAAGAGACCCCCTTCGAGCGTCCGTGCTGGCTTGGCGCGGAGGTCACGGGCAAGAGTCGCTACCGCCAGTCTTCGCTGTTCAAAGAGCACCGCCGGGTGATGAAGCGCACGGGCTGA
- a CDS encoding MaoC/PaaZ C-terminal domain-containing protein: MERPRYLDEIEIGEIRETYGRTITETDFVVHAGHTGDFFPHHMDAEFMAKSEFGGRIAHGTMIFAIGVGLTATEINPLSFSYGYDRLRFVRPVFIGDTIRTRVTAARKEDDPKRPQSGKLFETVQVLNQRDEVVLACEHIYVVQKKPAPAA; this comes from the coding sequence ATGGAACGTCCCCGCTACCTTGATGAGATCGAGATCGGCGAGATCCGCGAGACCTATGGCCGCACGATCACCGAGACCGATTTCGTCGTCCACGCCGGGCACACCGGCGATTTCTTTCCGCATCACATGGACGCTGAGTTCATGGCCAAGTCCGAGTTCGGCGGGCGCATCGCCCATGGCACGATGATCTTTGCCATCGGGGTCGGGCTGACGGCGACCGAGATCAACCCGCTCTCGTTCTCTTATGGCTATGACCGGCTGCGCTTCGTCCGGCCCGTGTTCATCGGCGACACCATCCGCACCCGCGTCACCGCCGCGCGCAAAGAGGACGACCCAAAGCGCCCGCAGTCGGGCAAGCTGTTCGAGACGGTGCAGGTGCTCAACCAGCGCGATGAGGTGGTTCTGGCCTGCGAGCACATCTACGTGGTGCAGAAGAAACCGGCACCTGCCGCCTGA
- a CDS encoding Gfo/Idh/MocA family protein has translation MDTLKQDWTAPGTRRPIVIFGAGSIVRDAHLPAWAAGGYEVAGITDPDHAKAEALAAEHGTRALSAEEALAVPDALFDLATPPDAHAGILAQLPKGAPVLIQKPMGSTLDGATEVLRICRERDLLAAMNFQLRFAPMAVALKDAIDKGQLGQVVDIEMHGVLATPWGLWTFLEGLPRIEIAMHSIHYLDLIRHLVGDPKGVSARTLGHPSHAVAQTRTAAILDYGPELRCLLSVNHDWDFGRPHQACELRVAGTKGAAYMKLGVNLDYPKGEPDVLEINDGSGWQAIPLTGSWFTESFTARMHNLQRAAAGEEALIAPVADGWRTMALVEACYAASAAPLTPIQETP, from the coding sequence ATGGACACGCTGAAACAAGACTGGACCGCGCCCGGCACCCGCCGCCCGATCGTCATCTTTGGCGCGGGCTCGATCGTGCGCGACGCGCATCTGCCCGCATGGGCCGCAGGCGGCTATGAGGTGGCCGGGATCACCGATCCCGATCATGCCAAGGCCGAGGCGCTGGCCGCTGAACATGGCACACGGGCGCTTTCTGCCGAAGAGGCGCTGGCGGTGCCGGATGCGCTCTTTGACCTTGCCACGCCGCCCGATGCCCATGCCGGGATCCTTGCCCAACTGCCGAAAGGCGCGCCGGTGCTGATCCAAAAGCCCATGGGCAGCACGTTGGACGGCGCGACAGAGGTGCTGCGCATCTGCCGCGAGCGCGATCTGCTGGCGGCGATGAACTTCCAGCTGCGCTTTGCCCCTATGGCGGTGGCGTTGAAGGACGCCATCGACAAGGGCCAGCTGGGTCAGGTGGTCGATATCGAGATGCATGGCGTGCTGGCGACGCCGTGGGGCCTCTGGACCTTTCTCGAGGGGCTGCCGCGGATCGAGATCGCCATGCATTCGATCCACTACCTCGACCTCATCCGCCACCTCGTGGGCGACCCCAAGGGCGTCTCGGCCCGCACGCTCGGTCATCCGAGCCACGCCGTCGCGCAGACGCGCACTGCGGCGATCCTCGACTACGGCCCCGAGTTGCGCTGCCTGCTCTCGGTCAACCACGACTGGGACTTCGGGCGCCCGCATCAGGCCTGCGAGCTGCGCGTCGCGGGCACCAAGGGCGCGGCCTATATGAAGCTCGGCGTGAACCTCGACTATCCCAAGGGCGAGCCCGACGTGCTGGAGATCAACGACGGCAGCGGCTGGCAAGCGATCCCGCTCACCGGCTCGTGGTTCACCGAAAGCTTCACCGCCCGCATGCACAACCTGCAGCGCGCCGCCGCCGGAGAAGAGGCGCTGATCGCCCCTGTCGCGGACGGCTGGCGCACCATGGCGCTGGTCGAGGCCTGCTATGCCGCCTCTGCCGCGCCGCTGACCCCCATTCAGGAGACCCCGTGA
- a CDS encoding ABC transporter ATP-binding protein, whose protein sequence is MATLTLSTLDKKYGAFHAVKGIDLDVADGEFVALVGPSGCGKSTTLRMIAGLEDISGGELRIGERVVNDLPPRDRNISMVFQSYALYPHMTVAENMGFSLKIAGRDAATIDTAVNEAARILDIEPLLERRPAQLSGGQRQRVAMGRAIVRDPDVFLFDEPLSNLDAKLRGQMRTEIKQLHARLGSTVVYVTHDQIEAMTLADRIVIMRGGVIEQVGSPDEVFNRPASRFVASFIGSPPMNMAEAVVTGGALRMDDGTTLPLPPAFNVAEGRRVVLGLRPDDVYPEGHGIHSESGHAVESRDLPVMLSEPLGNETLLFTELGGQSWTARMLNPRSVKRGEMLRFHLDLSRAHLFDAETGLTLRG, encoded by the coding sequence ATGGCCACGCTCACTCTATCCACACTCGACAAGAAATACGGTGCCTTCCACGCGGTAAAGGGCATCGACCTCGACGTCGCCGATGGCGAGTTTGTCGCGCTCGTCGGCCCGTCGGGCTGCGGCAAATCCACCACGCTGCGGATGATCGCCGGGCTCGAGGACATCTCGGGCGGTGAGTTGCGCATCGGCGAGCGGGTGGTCAACGACCTGCCGCCGCGGGATCGCAACATCTCGATGGTGTTCCAGTCCTACGCGCTCTACCCGCATATGACGGTGGCCGAGAACATGGGCTTCTCGCTGAAGATCGCCGGGCGAGATGCCGCCACCATAGACACCGCCGTGAACGAGGCCGCGCGCATCCTCGACATCGAGCCGCTGCTGGAGCGCCGCCCGGCGCAGCTTTCGGGCGGCCAGCGCCAGCGCGTCGCCATGGGCCGGGCCATCGTGCGCGACCCGGACGTGTTCCTGTTCGACGAGCCGCTGTCGAACCTCGACGCCAAGCTGCGCGGCCAGATGCGCACCGAGATCAAGCAGTTGCACGCGCGGCTCGGCTCCACCGTGGTCTATGTCACCCACGACCAGATCGAGGCGATGACCCTCGCCGACCGCATCGTCATCATGCGCGGCGGTGTGATCGAGCAGGTTGGCAGCCCGGACGAGGTGTTCAACCGCCCCGCCTCGCGCTTTGTCGCCAGCTTCATCGGCTCGCCGCCGATGAACATGGCCGAAGCGGTGGTCACCGGCGGCGCGCTGCGCATGGACGATGGCACCACTCTGCCGCTGCCGCCCGCGTTCAACGTCGCCGAGGGGCGGCGTGTGGTGCTGGGGCTGCGCCCCGACGACGTCTATCCCGAGGGGCATGGCATCCACAGCGAAAGCGGCCACGCGGTGGAAAGCCGCGATCTGCCGGTGATGCTGTCCGAGCCGCTGGGCAATGAGACGCTGCTGTTCACCGAACTGGGCGGCCAAAGCTGGACGGCGCGGATGCTGAACCCACGCAGCGTGAAGCGCGGCGAGATGCTGCGCTTCCATCTCGACCTGTCGCGCGCCCATCTATTCGACGCCGAGACCGGGCTGACCCTGCGCGGCTGA
- a CDS encoding carbohydrate ABC transporter permease produces the protein MDENTSARLKKRSSGWALNIALFISMMIICLPGLWIVLNSLRPTVEIMAKPPVWIPRELSFDAYVDMFSGVGQGGIPVIEYFRNSVIIAVTSTVISLAIGMSGGYAFARYRFKGKSAWFLGLMLTRTVPGIALSLPLFFLYAKTGLIDTHAGMIIAYVALNVPFTIWLIDGFFRQVPRDLAEAAQIDGCTRWQAFWQVEFPLARPGIASAGIFAFLTSWNEFALASQLTRSTDSKTLPVGLLDYTAEFTIDWRGMCALAVVMIIPALLLTYAVQKHLVSGLTSGAIKG, from the coding sequence ATGGACGAGAACACTTCTGCAAGACTGAAAAAACGCAGCTCTGGCTGGGCTCTGAACATCGCGCTGTTCATCTCGATGATGATCATCTGCCTGCCGGGTCTGTGGATTGTGCTGAACTCACTGCGCCCGACGGTCGAGATCATGGCCAAGCCGCCGGTCTGGATCCCGCGCGAGCTGTCGTTCGATGCCTATGTCGACATGTTTTCTGGCGTCGGTCAGGGCGGCATCCCGGTGATCGAGTACTTCCGCAACTCGGTGATCATCGCCGTCACCTCGACGGTGATCTCGCTGGCGATCGGCATGTCCGGCGGCTACGCCTTCGCGCGCTACCGCTTCAAGGGCAAGTCGGCGTGGTTTCTCGGCCTGATGCTGACCCGCACGGTGCCCGGCATCGCGCTGTCGCTGCCGCTGTTCTTTCTCTACGCCAAGACCGGGCTGATCGACACGCACGCAGGCATGATCATCGCCTATGTGGCGCTCAACGTGCCCTTCACCATCTGGCTGATCGACGGCTTCTTCCGGCAGGTCCCGCGCGATCTGGCCGAGGCGGCGCAGATCGACGGCTGCACCCGCTGGCAGGCCTTCTGGCAGGTCGAGTTCCCGCTCGCCCGCCCCGGCATCGCCAGCGCTGGCATCTTCGCCTTCCTCACCTCGTGGAACGAGTTTGCGCTGGCCAGCCAGCTCACCCGCTCCACCGACAGCAAGACCCTTCCCGTGGGCCTGCTGGATTACACCGCCGAATTCACCATCGACTGGCGCGGCATGTGCGCGCTCGCCGTGGTGATGATCATTCCGGCGCTTCTTCTGACCTATGCGGTGCAAAAGCACCTCGTCTCGGGCCTGACCTCGGGCGCGATCAAGGGATAA
- a CDS encoding carbohydrate ABC transporter permease: protein MKASRLPPHIVLLLPAVIVLAAVVVLPLALSLWSSFTPFRLTRPESVYSFIGFRNYQRIFGDMDFWIAFGRTVLLLTVALNLEMLIGLGLALLVDRQTRGQRVLRTILMFPMMFSPILVGFQFKFMFNDNVGLVNNALQSLGLTDQAIPWLIDGKLAFIAITVAEIWSSTAVFAIFILAGLMAMPREPQEAARVDGCTPWQTFRYVTWPFLMPFAFIAMTIRSLDVARAYDIIKIMTDGGPAGRTEVLWTLIARTAYSDARMGMANAMAYVAILLSVAFTAYFFSKLGKARAQVAADW, encoded by the coding sequence TGATCGTACTGGCCGCGGTGGTCGTGCTGCCGCTGGCGCTGTCGCTGTGGTCGAGCTTTACCCCTTTCCGCCTGACCAGACCCGAGTCCGTCTACAGCTTTATCGGCTTTCGGAACTACCAGCGCATCTTTGGCGACATGGATTTCTGGATCGCCTTCGGGCGCACCGTGCTGCTGCTGACCGTGGCGCTGAACCTCGAGATGCTGATCGGCCTCGGCCTTGCGCTGCTGGTGGACCGTCAGACCCGTGGCCAGCGCGTGCTGCGCACCATCCTGATGTTCCCGATGATGTTCTCGCCGATCCTCGTCGGCTTTCAGTTCAAGTTCATGTTCAACGACAACGTCGGTCTGGTGAACAACGCGCTGCAATCGCTGGGGCTGACCGATCAGGCGATCCCGTGGCTGATCGACGGCAAGCTGGCCTTCATCGCCATCACCGTGGCCGAGATCTGGTCCTCCACCGCCGTTTTCGCGATTTTCATTCTTGCCGGGTTGATGGCCATGCCGCGCGAGCCGCAAGAGGCCGCACGGGTCGACGGCTGTACGCCGTGGCAAACCTTCCGCTATGTCACATGGCCCTTCCTGATGCCATTCGCCTTCATCGCGATGACCATCCGCAGCCTCGATGTGGCGCGGGCCTATGACATCATCAAGATCATGACCGACGGCGGCCCGGCGGGCCGGACCGAGGTGCTGTGGACGCTGATCGCCCGCACCGCCTATTCGGACGCGCGCATGGGGATGGCCAACGCCATGGCTTATGTGGCGATCCTGCTCTCGGTCGCCTTCACGGCCTATTTCTTCTCCAAGCTCGGCAAGGCCCGGGCGCAAGTCGCGGCGGACTGGTGA